From a single Apium graveolens cultivar Ventura chromosome 2, ASM990537v1, whole genome shotgun sequence genomic region:
- the LOC141708977 gene encoding large ribosomal subunit protein uL11x-like, translated as MPPKFDPSQVVDVYVRVTGGEVGAASSLAPKIGPLGLSPKKIGEDIAKETAKDWKGLRVTVKLTVQNRQAKVSVVPSAAALVIKALKEPERDRKKTKNIKHSGNISLDDVIEIAKIMRPRSMAKELTGTVKEILGTCVSVGCTVDGKDPKDLQEEIDGGDVEISQD; from the coding sequence ATGCCGCCAAAATTCGATCCATCTCAAGTCGTCGACGTCTACGTCCGCGTCACCGGCGGCGAAGTCGGCGCGGCGAGTTCACTCGCTCCCAAAATCGGTCCACTCGGTCTCTCTCCGAAGAAAATCGGCGAAGATATCGCCAAAGAAACCGCTAAAGACTGGAAAGGCTTACGTGTCACCGTCAAGTTGACCGTCCAGAACCGTCAGGCGAAAGTCTCCGTCGTGCCGTCTGCGGCGGCGCTGGTAATCAAGGCGTTGAAGGAGCCGGAACGTGACCGGAAAAAAACGAAGAATATTAAACATTCCGGCAATATTTCGCTGGATGACGTCATTGAGATTGCGAAGATTATGAGGCCGAGATCGATGGCGAAGGAGTTGACTGGGACGGTTAAGGAGATTTTAGGGACGTGTGTTTCGGTTGGGTGTACGGTTGATGGAAAGGATCCGAAGGATTTGCAAGAGGAGATTGACGGTGGCGATGTCGAGATTTCGCAAGATTGA